The Gymnodinialimonas sp. 57CJ19 genome includes a window with the following:
- a CDS encoding LacI family DNA-binding transcriptional regulator — MAPKNATIQDVATAAKVSTATVSRALSNPGVVSDATREAVLEAVRTTGYHVNHAARNLRMRRAGAVLILVPNLGKPFYSEILQGISKGFSGSDYAVLIADTESRPLHDAELAGNFTSGRIDGVVCLDGGLSHATLDACAALGVDQNIVFACEWVDGYVFPSIQSDNAEGARLAIRHLHDLGHRKIAHVTGPSGNVLTRARRQGMLEERTRLGLPAREDWIIRGDFSLESGHEAARQILAMEDRPTAVFCAADMVAFGLIACLRAGGLRVPEDISVVGFDDIDMSAYYVPALTTIRQDRVRLGRTAATRLLERLDNATPAPPVEDLLPVELVIRASTASPS, encoded by the coding sequence ATGGCCCCAAAAAACGCAACGATCCAAGATGTGGCCACAGCGGCCAAGGTTTCCACCGCCACGGTCAGCCGCGCTCTATCGAACCCCGGCGTTGTGTCCGACGCGACGAGAGAGGCCGTGTTGGAGGCCGTCAGAACGACGGGCTATCACGTAAACCACGCCGCACGTAACTTGCGGATGCGCAGGGCCGGCGCCGTTCTGATCCTGGTCCCGAACTTGGGAAAACCGTTTTATTCCGAGATCTTGCAAGGCATCTCAAAGGGGTTCTCTGGCAGTGACTATGCTGTGTTGATTGCCGACACCGAAAGCAGACCGCTTCATGATGCGGAACTTGCCGGGAACTTCACCAGCGGGCGAATTGACGGTGTCGTCTGCCTGGATGGCGGGTTAAGTCACGCAACCTTGGATGCGTGCGCTGCCCTGGGGGTCGACCAAAATATCGTTTTCGCGTGTGAGTGGGTGGACGGCTACGTTTTCCCCTCCATCCAGTCCGACAACGCCGAAGGGGCGCGCCTTGCGATCAGGCATTTGCACGATCTGGGCCACCGCAAGATTGCCCATGTCACCGGGCCAAGCGGCAACGTTCTGACCCGCGCGCGCCGCCAAGGCATGTTGGAAGAACGCACCCGTCTTGGCCTACCCGCGCGAGAGGATTGGATCATCCGAGGCGACTTTTCATTGGAGTCTGGCCACGAAGCGGCCCGTCAGATCTTGGCCATGGAGGACCGCCCGACAGCGGTCTTTTGTGCGGCCGATATGGTGGCTTTTGGCCTGATCGCCTGCCTCCGCGCAGGCGGGCTTCGGGTGCCAGAGGACATCTCGGTCGTGGGGTTCGACGACATTGATATGTCCGCCTACTACGTGCCCGCATTAACCACGATCCGCCAAGATCGGGTCCGCCTGGGGCGGACCGCCGCGACGCGCCTGTTGGAGAGATTGGACAACGCCACCCCTGCCCCGCCGGTCGAAGACCTATTGCCGGTTGAATTGGTCATCCGAGCTTCCACGGCAAGCCCGTCCTAG
- a CDS encoding SDR family oxidoreductase, whose amino-acid sequence MSVPAFENAQVLVVGASRGGIGTAIARAFQEAGASVQVTGVETAPVPDEGFAYTQLDVTDTEAVRAFAAGIKKLDALVNCAAITKRGEEMDPAFFAHVLDVNLVGSLRCAEALYGALKGGSVINIASMYARFGSPMNPAYGASKAGVEQMTKSLAIAWAEDDIRVNAIAPGFIVTEQSARARTDPEFTARIEARTPMKRWGQPEDIAGVALFLASDAARFMTGTTIPVDGGYSVA is encoded by the coding sequence ATGAGCGTACCAGCGTTTGAAAATGCCCAAGTTCTTGTCGTCGGCGCGAGCCGAGGCGGCATCGGCACGGCCATCGCGCGGGCGTTTCAGGAGGCCGGCGCATCGGTGCAAGTGACCGGGGTCGAGACCGCGCCCGTGCCCGACGAGGGTTTCGCCTACACTCAGCTGGACGTGACCGATACCGAGGCGGTTCGCGCCTTCGCGGCTGGCATCAAAAAGCTGGACGCCTTGGTTAACTGCGCCGCGATCACCAAGCGCGGAGAGGAAATGGACCCGGCGTTCTTCGCTCATGTCCTGGACGTGAACCTGGTCGGATCGCTACGCTGCGCCGAGGCGTTGTACGGGGCGTTAAAGGGCGGAAGCGTCATTAACATTGCGTCCATGTATGCCCGCTTCGGTTCGCCCATGAACCCGGCCTATGGCGCGTCCAAGGCGGGGGTGGAGCAGATGACAAAATCGCTCGCCATCGCATGGGCCGAGGACGACATCCGCGTCAACGCCATCGCCCCCGGTTTCATCGTGACCGAGCAATCAGCGCGGGCGCGCACAGACCCGGAATTCACCGCCCGGATCGAGGCGCGCACGCCGATGAAACGCTGGGGTCAGCCCGAAGATATTGCGGGCGTGGCGCTATTTCTGGCGTCCGACGCGGCGCGGTTCATGACCGGGACAACGATCCCGGTAGATGGAGGATACTCCGTTGCATAA
- a CDS encoding aspartate dehydrogenase: protein MRVAVIGKGAIAGYITTHIAATPGVTLVSRVLRKPQQGAVTDVSDLPPVDLLIDCAGHEGLAAHGPKALSRGIDVLTLSLGALADDALATALTQAAEAGQATLHLASGAIGALDALRAARVGGLTKVTYTGRKPPAGWRGSKAEEVLDLDTVTDAAIHFEGSARDAALQYPKNANVAAAVALAGMGFDATEVALIADPNAKGNTHEINAIGAFGQAQFTITGNSLPDNPRSSALAAMSAVSALQQASACVRFL from the coding sequence ATGCGAGTGGCTGTAATCGGAAAAGGCGCGATTGCCGGATATATCACCACGCACATAGCGGCCACACCCGGGGTGACGCTGGTCTCGCGCGTACTGCGCAAACCGCAGCAGGGCGCAGTCACGGACGTGTCGGACTTGCCGCCCGTAGACCTTCTAATCGACTGTGCAGGCCACGAGGGGTTGGCCGCCCATGGGCCGAAAGCGCTTTCCCGCGGCATCGACGTGCTGACCCTGTCCCTTGGCGCCTTGGCCGATGACGCGCTGGCCACGGCGCTTACCCAAGCCGCCGAGGCAGGCCAAGCCACGCTGCACCTGGCCAGCGGAGCCATCGGCGCATTGGATGCCCTGCGTGCCGCTCGTGTCGGCGGGTTAACCAAGGTCACCTACACCGGACGCAAGCCGCCCGCCGGATGGCGAGGGTCGAAGGCAGAGGAGGTCCTGGACCTCGACACTGTCACCGATGCCGCTATCCACTTTGAAGGCTCCGCCCGCGACGCCGCCCTGCAGTATCCTAAAAACGCCAACGTCGCCGCCGCCGTCGCCCTTGCGGGCATGGGGTTTGATGCGACAGAGGTGGCCCTGATTGCGGACCCCAACGCCAAGGGAAACACGCACGAAATTAATGCTATCGGCGCTTTTGGGCAGGCGCAATTCACCATCACGGGCAACAGCCTGCCGGACAATCCAAGATCCTCGGCCTTGGCGGCGATGTCGGCGGTTTCCGCCCTGCAACAGGCCTCGGCCTGCGTCAGGTTCTTATGA
- a CDS encoding Gfo/Idh/MocA family oxidoreductase, translating to MTDFSGIGAAVVGTGFIGTVHTQALRRLGVQVRGVLGSSASRGADRAAEMGVAKAYGDLDELLADDGVDVVHVTSPNHAHYAQVLAILRAGKHVICEKPLAMTSAESAEMVKVARASGKVAAVCYNIRFYPLNQQAHGMVAAGDLGDIRFVSGHYHQDWLAKDTDWNWRLVADEGGKLRSVGDIGTHWIDLTSFVTGLKAEAVMAELATFIPERQKPTGPVATFSSAAGATESVPIATDDAAMIVIRYPGGARGVMSTSQVNMGRKNSLQWDVAGAKASAAWDSETPDHLFIGHRDRANETLMRDFTLMNDAGVAAAALPPGHVEGFADSFFNFFRAVYADVEAGGRQENSTWATFEDGHYEMRFCDAVVLSAREERWVRLDEVEG from the coding sequence ATGACAGATTTTTCAGGCATCGGCGCGGCTGTTGTCGGCACGGGTTTTATCGGAACCGTCCATACGCAAGCCCTGCGTCGGTTGGGGGTGCAGGTGCGCGGTGTCTTAGGTTCTTCGGCATCTCGCGGGGCTGATCGGGCAGCCGAAATGGGCGTGGCGAAGGCCTACGGCGACCTGGATGAATTGCTGGCCGACGACGGCGTTGATGTCGTCCACGTGACCTCTCCGAACCACGCGCATTACGCTCAAGTCTTGGCAATTTTGCGGGCCGGAAAGCACGTGATCTGTGAAAAGCCCTTGGCGATGACTTCGGCGGAGAGCGCCGAAATGGTTAAGGTCGCCCGCGCCTCAGGCAAGGTGGCGGCGGTCTGCTACAACATTCGCTTCTATCCGCTGAACCAACAGGCCCACGGGATGGTCGCTGCCGGGGATCTCGGCGATATTCGTTTTGTTTCAGGCCATTACCATCAGGATTGGCTGGCCAAGGATACGGACTGGAACTGGCGGCTTGTCGCAGATGAGGGCGGCAAATTACGCTCGGTCGGGGATATCGGCACCCATTGGATCGACCTGACCAGCTTCGTGACGGGCCTGAAGGCCGAGGCCGTGATGGCCGAACTGGCCACGTTTATCCCGGAACGCCAAAAGCCAACCGGCCCCGTCGCGACATTCTCCAGCGCCGCCGGCGCGACGGAATCCGTCCCGATTGCCACCGACGACGCGGCGATGATCGTCATCCGCTATCCCGGCGGTGCGCGGGGCGTGATGTCCACGTCACAGGTTAACATGGGCCGTAAAAACTCGCTGCAATGGGATGTGGCGGGGGCCAAAGCCTCTGCCGCGTGGGACAGTGAGACGCCGGACCACCTGTTCATCGGCCACCGAGATCGCGCCAATGAGACGTTAATGCGAGACTTTACGTTAATGAATGACGCGGGCGTGGCGGCGGCGGCTTTGCCCCCCGGCCATGTGGAAGGGTTTGCCGATAGTTTCTTCAACTTCTTTCGGGCCGTGTACGCGGACGTGGAAGCGGGGGGACGGCAAGAAAACAGCACCTGGGCCACCTTTGAGGATGGCCACTATGAGATGCGGTTCTGCGATGCGGTCGTGCTGTCGGCCCGCGAAGAACGCTGGGTGCGTTTGGATGAGGTTGAGGGATAA
- a CDS encoding ABC transporter permease translates to MSRLLQKNAWTLGLVVLLVVLMIVTKVIQPSFGVTGLESLARAALPFAFATAAMAIVVIVGGIDLSIASMMAVCGVTAAVLMESMGAVPAVAITLAVGLAMGALNGGLIVLTKVPDIVVTLAMLFVWEGVALLILTSPGGTVAPGLRELIAGTMIPGIPNALIFMAIAVALVWVPIRRAKLGLSIYAVGSDELAAFRSGINVTWTKITAYGLAGVLSAMGGLSLIMLTGIGEPVPGPYLLASVAAVVLGGVVLGGGRGGLLGPIIAVFILRIIRTILTLAAVDPNVTTIVEGVIMVAVVMLGAVLTYRGARG, encoded by the coding sequence ATGAGCCGTCTATTGCAAAAGAACGCCTGGACACTCGGGCTGGTCGTGCTGCTGGTCGTGTTGATGATCGTCACGAAGGTGATCCAGCCGTCGTTCGGGGTGACGGGGCTGGAAAGCCTTGCCCGCGCCGCGCTGCCATTCGCCTTTGCCACGGCGGCCATGGCGATTGTGGTGATCGTGGGCGGGATCGACCTGTCGATTGCCTCGATGATGGCCGTTTGCGGGGTGACTGCGGCGGTGCTGATGGAAAGCATGGGCGCGGTGCCGGCGGTGGCTATCACCTTGGCCGTGGGCCTTGCGATGGGCGCGTTGAACGGCGGGTTAATCGTGTTAACGAAGGTCCCTGACATTGTCGTGACCTTGGCGATGTTGTTCGTGTGGGAAGGGGTGGCGCTGCTTATCCTGACCTCTCCGGGGGGGACGGTAGCGCCGGGATTGCGCGAGCTGATTGCCGGCACGATGATCCCGGGCATTCCTAATGCTTTGATCTTTATGGCGATTGCGGTGGCATTGGTCTGGGTGCCGATCCGCCGCGCCAAACTGGGTTTGTCGATCTATGCGGTAGGCTCGGACGAGCTGGCGGCGTTTCGGTCTGGCATCAATGTGACGTGGACCAAGATCACTGCCTACGGCTTGGCGGGTGTTCTCTCGGCTATGGGGGGGCTTTCGTTAATCATGTTAACCGGCATTGGAGAGCCCGTTCCCGGCCCCTATCTGCTCGCCTCCGTGGCAGCAGTCGTCTTGGGCGGCGTCGTGCTTGGCGGCGGGCGCGGCGGCCTGTTGGGCCCAATCATCGCCGTGTTCATCCTGCGGATCATCCGCACAATCCTGACCCTGGCCGCCGTTGATCCCAATGTGACCACCATCGTCGAGGGGGTCATCATGGTGGCCGTGGTGATGCTTGGCGCGGTTCTAACTTACAGGGGGGCACGCGGATGA
- a CDS encoding fatty acid desaturase family protein, whose amino-acid sequence MTHIQARDYSLTGTEGTRAEELGLASAQWYHSDVPRKVMKGLMKRSDAPATRDTALWLGLMALTALGGILTWGTWWCVPFFAVYGVLYGSACDSRWHECGHGTAFKTQWKNDWVYVIASFMVMRNPVAWRWSHARHHTDTIIVGRDPEIALMRPPDIARKALAFIGLPDVFQHFGVLVRQATGQLTEAEAIYIPESELPKVAFWARIFVAIHAVALLWALISWSWLPLVLIGGPRIYGTWHMVLVGLLQHGGLAEDVLDHRLNSRTVYMNPVSRWLYWNMNYHVEHHMFPMVPYHALPDLHALIKDDLPPANPSIPHAYAEMLGALWRQRTEPGHYARRALPAGARPYREELHGEDALPEVS is encoded by the coding sequence ATGACACACATTCAAGCACGGGATTATTCGCTAACTGGCACCGAAGGTACCCGGGCCGAGGAACTAGGGTTGGCGTCTGCGCAGTGGTACCATTCCGACGTGCCTCGAAAAGTCATGAAAGGCTTGATGAAGCGCAGCGACGCGCCGGCGACGCGCGATACGGCCCTTTGGCTTGGCCTGATGGCGTTGACAGCCCTGGGTGGTATTTTGACATGGGGAACATGGTGGTGTGTCCCATTTTTTGCCGTCTACGGCGTGCTTTACGGGTCGGCCTGCGATAGCCGATGGCACGAATGTGGGCATGGTACGGCGTTCAAGACCCAGTGGAAAAACGATTGGGTCTACGTCATCGCGAGCTTTATGGTGATGCGGAACCCGGTCGCTTGGCGGTGGAGCCACGCACGCCACCACACCGACACGATTATCGTCGGGCGTGACCCCGAGATTGCCCTGATGCGCCCGCCCGACATCGCCCGGAAGGCCTTGGCGTTCATCGGCTTGCCCGATGTGTTCCAGCACTTCGGTGTTCTTGTGCGGCAAGCGACCGGACAATTGACCGAGGCGGAAGCGATTTACATTCCCGAAAGTGAACTGCCCAAGGTCGCCTTTTGGGCTCGTATTTTCGTGGCAATTCACGCGGTTGCCTTGCTTTGGGCCCTGATTAGCTGGTCTTGGTTGCCCTTAGTTCTAATCGGCGGGCCGCGCATTTACGGCACGTGGCACATGGTGTTGGTCGGGCTGTTGCAGCACGGCGGGCTGGCCGAGGATGTGCTGGATCATCGCCTGAATTCACGCACCGTCTATATGAATCCGGTCAGCCGTTGGTTGTATTGGAACATGAATTACCATGTCGAACATCACATGTTCCCGATGGTTCCCTACCATGCACTGCCCGATCTCCATGCGCTGATCAAAGACGATCTGCCGCCCGCGAACCCGTCCATTCCCCATGCCTATGCAGAGATGCTCGGCGCTTTGTGGCGCCAAAGGACGGAGCCGGGCCATTATGCCCGTCGCGCGCTTCCAGCCGGCGCGCGACCCTACCGAGAGGAGTTGCACGGCGAAGATGCTCTGCCGGAGGTCAGCTAG
- a CDS encoding sugar phosphate isomerase/epimerase, producing MELGILTAPLEDMDLMDVGAWAGSNGFSAMEVACWPASGGERRRYAGTSHINVDGLGKSQGADIKAGLAEHGVSISGLGYYPNPLHKEAEHRDEVIGHLVKVITAASTMEVPVVNTFLGGDRSLNVDENWARAIEIFNPIVAHAQASGVRLCFENCPMIFSYDEWPGGHNIAYSPKIWRRIFDQWGDAVGMNFDPSHLIWQFIDQTRFIKEFGPQMAHVHAKDVMIDQDGLYENGTMSTGMGWQIPRLCGLGDVDWSGFFSGLYRAGYDGPVIIEHEDRDFEGTEDRVKRGFLLARDVLTPYIK from the coding sequence ATGGAACTGGGAATATTAACCGCGCCGCTGGAAGATATGGACCTGATGGACGTCGGCGCTTGGGCTGGGTCCAATGGTTTTTCGGCGATGGAGGTGGCCTGCTGGCCCGCGTCCGGCGGAGAAAGACGTCGCTACGCAGGCACGTCGCATATCAATGTGGACGGTCTTGGCAAGAGCCAAGGTGCTGATATCAAGGCGGGTTTGGCAGAGCACGGGGTAAGCATCTCGGGTCTTGGGTATTATCCCAATCCCCTCCACAAAGAGGCGGAACACCGCGATGAGGTGATCGGTCATCTGGTGAAGGTGATTACCGCAGCAAGCACCATGGAGGTGCCCGTTGTTAACACTTTCCTCGGCGGAGATCGCAGCCTGAACGTCGATGAAAACTGGGCCCGAGCGATCGAGATTTTCAATCCGATTGTGGCCCACGCCCAAGCATCCGGCGTGCGGCTGTGTTTTGAAAACTGCCCGATGATCTTCAGCTACGATGAATGGCCCGGCGGCCATAATATTGCCTACAGCCCGAAGATCTGGCGGAGGATTTTTGACCAATGGGGGGACGCCGTCGGGATGAATTTTGACCCCTCTCATCTGATCTGGCAGTTCATTGACCAAACCCGGTTCATTAAGGAATTCGGGCCGCAAATGGCTCATGTTCACGCGAAAGATGTGATGATTGACCAAGACGGGCTCTACGAGAACGGGACGATGTCCACGGGCATGGGGTGGCAAATCCCGCGCCTCTGCGGTCTGGGAGACGTGGATTGGAGCGGCTTTTTCTCAGGCCTGTACCGCGCCGGATACGACGGGCCGGTGATTATCGAACACGAAGATCGAGATTTCGAGGGCACGGAAGATCGCGTTAAGCGTGGCTTCCTTCTGGCCCGCGATGTGCTGACGCCCTACATTAAGTAG
- a CDS encoding oxidoreductase, which yields MAELAGKVVLVTGAARGIGAAIFEACGQAGAEVIGVDRDATPGGIVADLATPDAPGQIFARAVEKAGRVDGLVNAAGLTTRASFTDADVARFDALIAVNLRAPFFLMAELVAHLRGRGAGGSVVNIQSMNAHCGTPELAVYAASKGGLQTLTKNAAQAHMADRIRVNGINLGWVATESEQAVHADKGAGWLEQQAAQQPLGRLVTAKECAAQAVWMLSDASIPMTGVNMDLEQWIAGAAP from the coding sequence ATGGCGGAACTGGCGGGGAAAGTGGTGCTTGTCACCGGGGCCGCGCGCGGCATCGGGGCCGCGATCTTTGAGGCTTGTGGTCAGGCCGGGGCCGAGGTCATCGGGGTGGATCGTGACGCGACCCCCGGCGGAATTGTGGCTGACCTCGCCACGCCCGATGCGCCCGGCCAGATATTTGCTCGGGCCGTTGAGAAGGCGGGGCGGGTTGACGGGTTGGTGAATGCTGCGGGCCTGACGACACGCGCCTCATTCACCGATGCCGATGTCGCGCGGTTTGACGCCTTGATCGCCGTGAACCTGCGGGCGCCGTTTTTCCTGATGGCCGAATTGGTGGCCCATCTGCGCGGCAGGGGCGCGGGCGGCTCGGTCGTGAATATCCAGTCGATGAATGCCCATTGCGGCACGCCTGAGCTGGCAGTTTATGCGGCCAGCAAGGGGGGATTGCAGACGCTGACCAAGAACGCAGCCCAGGCCCACATGGCTGATCGCATAAGGGTTAATGGCATTAACCTTGGCTGGGTCGCCACGGAGTCTGAGCAGGCGGTGCATGCGGATAAGGGGGCGGGTTGGCTAGAACAGCAGGCCGCGCAGCAACCCTTGGGACGCCTTGTCACGGCAAAGGAATGCGCAGCGCAAGCGGTGTGGATGCTATCGGACGCGTCGATCCCGATGACCGGCGTGAACATGGATCTGGAGCAATGGATCGCCGGAGCCGCGCCCTAG
- a CDS encoding DUF6455 family protein: MTKSPSTATGSGEIQTETVSPKRDRIHSVATKHSSRFEERTARSVAIAKTMARLLDVDLFDEHRLGRFNEIVQNCDVCFLHEDCYQQTQASNSIRATPLHCRNRHNFAPAKAVKSTSR; encoded by the coding sequence ATGACCAAAAGCCCCTCAACTGCGACAGGCAGCGGCGAAATTCAGACGGAAACCGTCTCCCCGAAAAGAGACCGCATCCATTCGGTAGCGACAAAACATTCCTCCCGGTTCGAGGAACGAACCGCACGTAGTGTCGCAATCGCCAAAACCATGGCGCGTTTGCTGGATGTGGATCTATTTGATGAACACCGCCTTGGGCGCTTTAACGAGATCGTTCAGAACTGCGACGTCTGTTTTCTCCACGAGGATTGCTATCAGCAGACGCAGGCCAGCAACTCGATACGAGCCACCCCCTTGCACTGCCGTAACAGACATAACTTTGCGCCGGCCAAGGCGGTCAAGTCTACCTCTCGCTGA
- a CDS encoding ABC transporter substrate-binding protein, giving the protein MKRLLTTAAALAMMAPAAYADGHGGYTIGVSNTVQGNGWREQMICAMRAQAAAEGDVEGLIVAHRNTDAAGQLEDLNNLIEAGVDAIVLNPANPDALNSALDAAIAAGIVVVAVDAGVSAEGAYILSNNQEEYAYLGARWLFEQIGGEGEVVYMRGIAGVSADTDRDNGFQRALAEFPNVSVVHEVFTGWQQDQGKQQMFDFLATGIPFDGVWTSGIDNVIVDAFVESGAPMVPIVGADNAGFVQYLNDIEGFTGAAVTNPGSVGGAGVALAVDILNGNAPEETTVLVDPVLWENSSDEGRETIAGALNPDLDPEWPVSVSIPGWTDYTMAEIIACEG; this is encoded by the coding sequence ATGAAAAGACTTCTGACAACTGCCGCAGCGCTCGCCATGATGGCCCCTGCGGCCTATGCAGACGGCCATGGCGGCTACACCATCGGCGTCTCGAACACCGTGCAGGGCAACGGTTGGCGCGAGCAGATGATCTGCGCGATGCGCGCCCAGGCCGCCGCCGAGGGCGACGTTGAAGGGCTGATCGTGGCGCACCGCAACACCGACGCGGCGGGGCAGCTCGAAGACCTCAACAACCTGATCGAAGCGGGCGTTGACGCCATCGTTTTGAACCCTGCCAACCCCGACGCGCTGAACTCGGCGTTGGATGCGGCCATCGCGGCGGGCATCGTTGTGGTCGCCGTTGATGCGGGCGTTTCTGCGGAAGGGGCCTACATCCTGTCCAACAATCAGGAAGAATACGCCTACCTCGGCGCGCGTTGGTTGTTTGAGCAGATCGGTGGCGAAGGCGAGGTCGTTTACATGCGCGGCATCGCGGGCGTTTCTGCCGATACCGACCGGGACAACGGCTTCCAGCGTGCCTTGGCTGAATTCCCGAACGTCAGCGTCGTGCACGAAGTGTTCACCGGTTGGCAGCAGGATCAGGGCAAGCAGCAGATGTTTGACTTCCTCGCCACAGGCATCCCGTTTGACGGCGTCTGGACCTCGGGCATCGACAACGTGATCGTTGACGCGTTCGTGGAATCCGGCGCGCCGATGGTGCCGATTGTGGGCGCGGATAACGCGGGCTTCGTCCAGTACCTCAACGATATCGAGGGCTTTACGGGCGCTGCCGTCACCAACCCCGGTTCTGTCGGTGGGGCGGGCGTTGCGCTTGCGGTCGACATCCTGAACGGCAACGCGCCAGAGGAAACGACGGTATTGGTTGATCCGGTCCTGTGGGAAAACTCCTCCGACGAAGGCCGCGAGACGATTGCGGGCGCGTTGAACCCCGATCTGGACCCGGAATGGCCCGTTTCCGTGTCGATCCCCGGCTGGACTGACTACACTATGGCCGAGATCATCGCCTGCGAAGGTTAA
- a CDS encoding sugar ABC transporter ATP-binding protein has protein sequence MGGTEQTALLDATGVAKSFGAVRALTDASLHVAPGEVVALMGANGAGKSTFVKILTGALRPDTGRVLIRGESARVGSPAQARRSGLVPVYQEPSLIPDLDVADNLRLGDTPKDAFLHWVHELGIKGVRLDDMIVDLPLATLRILDLARALASQPDVLLLDELTAALPTDLVENVLRVVRAQADEGRGVIYISHRFTEIAELCDSATVLRDGMTVGDLKIEPGVEDRCVELMLGAKLSLDKRDTGAARLNSGVPRLRATNIAIAPKVSDVSFDLYPGEVLGVVALEGQGQDEVFDVLSGHVKATGGTLEVDGEVMSFGHPADAIAAGLSFVPGDRAHALLRERSVRENIALPFSARLRDWGPLKTRKERQRVDYAIEKLQIDTRAQGEVQRLSGGNQQKVTIARWLAHGVQTLLLFDPTRGIDVRTKRQIYPLVRELADQGAAVLFYTSELEEIPLACDRAIVIFNGRVVDMIDAADATEETLMRAAYGLTEGSVAS, from the coding sequence ATGGGCGGTACAGAACAAACAGCGCTGCTGGATGCGACCGGCGTTGCGAAGAGTTTCGGCGCGGTGCGGGCGCTGACGGACGCGAGCCTTCATGTGGCACCCGGCGAAGTTGTGGCCCTGATGGGCGCAAACGGCGCGGGTAAATCGACATTTGTGAAGATCCTCACCGGCGCGTTGCGCCCGGACACGGGACGGGTGCTGATCCGCGGCGAAAGCGCGCGCGTGGGCTCACCCGCGCAGGCCCGCCGCTCGGGCCTTGTGCCTGTGTATCAGGAGCCCTCGTTGATCCCGGACCTCGATGTGGCGGACAATCTGCGCCTCGGCGATACGCCCAAGGATGCCTTCCTCCATTGGGTTCATGAGCTTGGTATCAAGGGCGTGCGCCTTGACGACATGATCGTCGACCTGCCGCTGGCGACCCTGCGCATCCTTGATTTGGCCCGCGCTTTGGCAAGCCAACCCGATGTGCTGCTGCTGGACGAGCTGACGGCCGCGCTGCCCACGGATCTTGTGGAAAACGTGCTGCGCGTGGTGCGCGCGCAGGCTGACGAGGGGCGCGGCGTGATCTATATCTCGCACCGTTTCACCGAGATTGCCGAGCTGTGCGACAGCGCCACGGTGCTGCGCGATGGCATGACGGTGGGCGATCTGAAGATCGAACCGGGGGTTGAGGATCGCTGTGTGGAGCTGATGTTGGGCGCGAAGTTGAGCCTCGATAAACGCGACACGGGTGCGGCGCGTTTGAACAGCGGCGTGCCGCGGCTACGGGCCACGAATATTGCCATCGCCCCCAAGGTCTCGGATGTGTCGTTTGACCTGTATCCCGGCGAGGTTCTGGGCGTTGTCGCCTTGGAAGGGCAGGGCCAAGACGAGGTGTTTGACGTCCTTTCGGGCCATGTGAAGGCCACCGGCGGCACGCTGGAAGTGGACGGGGAAGTGATGAGCTTTGGCCACCCCGCAGACGCCATCGCGGCGGGCCTAAGCTTTGTGCCCGGTGACCGGGCTCATGCGCTTCTGCGCGAACGCTCGGTGCGCGAAAACATCGCTTTGCCGTTCTCCGCAAGGTTGCGTGATTGGGGGCCATTGAAGACCCGCAAGGAAAGGCAACGTGTTGATTATGCGATTGAAAAGCTACAGATCGACACCCGCGCCCAAGGGGAGGTGCAGCGCCTTTCCGGCGGTAACCAGCAGAAGGTGACCATCGCGCGGTGGCTGGCGCACGGGGTGCAAACGCTGCTGCTGTTCGACCCTACGCGCGGCATTGATGTGCGCACGAAGCGGCAGATTTATCCCCTTGTGCGGGAGCTGGCCGACCAAGGTGCGGCAGTGTTGTTCTACACGTCGGAGCTTGAAGAAATCCCGTTGGCCTGCGACCGCGCCATCGTGATCTTTAACGGTCGGGTCGTGGACATGATCGACGCGGCCGACGCCACGGAAGAAACCTTGATGAGAGCGGCCTACGGGCTGACCGAAGGGAGTGTCGCGTCATGA